From the Manihot esculenta cultivar AM560-2 chromosome 14, M.esculenta_v8, whole genome shotgun sequence genome, the window ttataatattaatatttataataatttaattttatcaatttatcgttagtttaaatttaataaaaatatattttattaataaaataaaaatttaaaactaaattcttAGTCTTCAAAAATGGAAACTAAGTTACGAGTTTTAATAAACTTCAGTAATTATgctgtaaattaattttagtttttggcATTCGTTTAATCCGAAAACACGAATCAGTATGGGTGGGCGGCATATGCAATGCACGTGTAAAATAGAAGAAGATGGGGTTGTTCCAGTTGGTTGCAGCCTCGTGATAAGCGCCGCGTGGACTCCACCGCCCTTCAAGAAAGCTCTTGGCCGTCATCCACTAAAATGCTCTGAGTACGTGGAGAGACGTGATTGGTCAGAGCAGGTAAACTTGTGGATCACATGACGATTGATGGATCACACCACCAGTTAGTTCTTTCTGTGCTGAGCTGAGTTTCACATGCACATGGATAACGTCCAGTGGGACCCACGCACAGCCACGTGTTCTCTTCCATGTCAGAAAAGTTCAGTCTCCGAGCTCACACGTCAGCCAAAAAGGTAAAGATAGATAGACACTTCATAGACAGAGAAGCACATAAGAAGAAGAAGTGAAGAAAAGGGCATTTTATTTTAGTTCCAGAGCTGACAATTTCCGATTCTCTCTCCCTCGTTAGGCTTGATCATAATCACAGGTAATTTTCTTCGCTTGGAGTCTTAATCTTTGGAATTAGATCTCTGACTTTTAATTCATTCATGAATAAAGATTGCGAAAAATGAACTTAATTTTAGGTGCTTGTGTGATTCTTGAGTAGGAATGCATTTTTGTGTGCTTCAGGCTACTggattttgcttcttttttttttggcttagTTTTTGGTGCTTCTGAAATTATCTGCGAAAACCACGGCTGGttccttttttctttaaatgtttattttcagtgtaaattgttatattttctaaattttgtaGTCTCTGATGTGTTTGGAAATAGAAAGTTGAATGTTATTATATGTGGTTGAATGAACTGAGAGCAATATAATCCAAATTAGAAAATAATTGTCCTTTTTTTATCTTTCAACTTTGATAATAGGAAGGAATTTCTACAGTTAACATCTTCTCCCATTTCCTACAGCCTTGTAactgataataaattttattctttaatttcaCAGTTGAAAGAAAAATTACAGAAGAAGCACACCTCTGCTCAATTgaatgcatctctacccaaaattTCCAACAATATTAAATTGGAGTTTGTTAGTGACTTAACTGtttatctattttaattgaTTCTACAAGGGAGCAAACTTGAAGGAAGATCtctatcatttttctttttccgaTGTTTTGTTCAAGCCCTTATATTGTCAACTTGAGATTTTGTTGGTtgaatttaaagttttaaacaTCATAAGTTGGAACAAAGTGTGAGCATAGAAGAAGCACCCAAATTTGTTATTATGAATGATTTCCTTTCTTTCTTCAATGGAAATAACTTATTTCAGATTTGGAAATTGCTGCAGGAAAATTTTGGTTTAGAAGTGATGTCTGTATTTTTCGAGGATTAAGTTGGTATGATCGGTGGAGttattcaaatttcaatttgGAAGTTGTTGAAACCTTATGAAGCCTGGGAAGTGCGGGCTTATTGATGATCTGGAAATAATAAAATGGAGAAAATTTGTGAATTCTGCACGGCATTTCAGCCAGTAGTTTATTGCAAGGCTGATGGAGCATATCTTTGCCTTTCCTGTGATGCAAAGGTGCATTCAGCTAATGCGCTCTCCAATCGACATCTGCGTACCCTTCTATGTGACTCGTGCAGAAATCACCCAGCTTATGCTAGGTGTTTGGATCACCGGATGTTTGTATGTCGTATCTGTGACCAGAACATACATGGAGTCTCTTCCCAGCATCAGAAGAGGACTGTCAGCAGCTACTTGGGATGCCCATCTGCCAAAGATTTTGCAGCATTATGGGGTTTTGAATTGGATGAGCTGGATAAAAGTGCTATTCAGGACCATTTATTTACTGCTTCATGTGCTTCTGTGCAGCCTAGTGCAGCAGTCTTTGAAATCCCTAGACCCAGAGAGTCATGCCAAACAATTGGAAGCTCTTCGAGGACATCTAAGGTTAATATTTCATATTTGGCCTTTGGCACACAATCTGAAGTGGGATTGAGCAGTAAACAAACTGAGGGGGACAGAATTTAGAgaatttaaaatgtttataatTGCATGAAATTTTGGTGTTTGATTTAATtggtattatttataattatcctTACTAACTTTCTTGGCAATAGCAACTTGTCAGACATTCTATCTTCCTTGACCATGTGTGGGGCCAGCTGATATTTGTTGGATTGCAATGGAGAAGCAGAATGTCTTTACATGCATTTACAAGTCATATGATTCATTTGGATATGCTACTGAgagattttttttccaaaaagaaGTACTTTAATGTTCTTAAAAGACTTGACCTTTTTATGGGTGTTCTTAATGTTGTATTTCATCTTTCAGATGTCAGGCAAAGATCAACAACAGCAAAATAATGGCTTTATTCTGCAACAGATCCTTGATTTGAAAAGGCTTCAGCTGACTGAGATGGGTAACAGTTCACCTGTGGTTCGTGGTCGAGAAGAAATGGATGTATCTTCTTCAATATTTGAAAGCTTGGATAAGTTGGATGACAGTGTTGATCATTTTCAGCATCCTCAAGTTACTGGTAATAGTGAGTATCCACTTCAGGAAATAAAGGTGGACTCTTTGCCTTTGTCATTTTCTGAACCAGAAATTTTGCCCTTGCCTTCAACTGCTGCAAATCCTTTGCTTGGAGAGTCCTTTTGGCAATGCAAAAGCCCATTTCAAAGCAGCCAGGTGTGTCAAAAGCACTGCACTGCAGTTCATAACTGGGATAATCAATAATAGTGCCTGTTAATTTCTGCTTGtgcaaaatttttctttcagtcTGACAAGGAATATAGATAAATTGAGTCCTTTTCTTCTTAGTGAATGACGTatacaaataattttaactCTTATCATctatgtattttaattatattttaggaAAAATTTAAGAATGGTATTTTAGGAAAAATTTAAGAATGGTATCTACACtatttcatttgaatttttagTCAATATTCCTTTCTCAGTATACTGCATTCTTATAAATTTCCAAGCCACAATAAATTTTTTCAGGTGCAACTGTCCGAGCACAAATTCATGGAAGATTTATTTACCAAACCCTTCATCCTGTCATCAATTTGCTAGATATTTTCTTAACATTTTGGTGCACtataacattttttttattcttaaactttgtttgtttgtggaaaatAACTTACAtctggaaaatattttccaagtAGATAAGTTATTTTCCATTATTTAGTTGtgatgttaaaaaataaaagatattaataaattttttacataaTGTTATTGATAAGATCCCTAAAATCCTGAAAATAATTtcctatttttcaaaaatttcctTTTAACCAGGAAGATATTTTCCCTTGATCAAATTTTCTAACTACCCCAAACGTCTAAacatgaataaaatattttctgtaaaacaaaTGGAGTCCTGGTAATTACCTTGACATTTTAATTACTACTGTTTATTAAAATGCTAAAATTAAAGGTCGTTCTTACAATAGGACTAGAAATTGAAATGGAAAAATATGAAAAGGAGGATTTCTTTTCTAAAAAGAGAGAAGTATTATTCTGAACGTTTATGATGTAGTTTGCGTTGATTTACTATCCAAGAAAATCCCCTGCATGCTAATCTGCTACTAGTCATGTTGGAAGGATGTGTACATGTAAGTTTCGAAAGTGATCCTGAACTCGTTCATTGAAATTAACCTGTATCCCTTTTTTTAATGTACATCTGCAGTTGTGGTCTCAAAATATGCAGGACCTTGGGGTCTGTGAAGACATTGTTTCTCATGATGATTTTAACATACCTGATGTCGACATAACATTTCGCAACTTTGAGGAACTGTTTGGAACTGAGAAAGATCCAGATCCAATCAAGGCACTGCTTGATGATAGAGATGCATCATGCTCCTCCATGGATGACATGTCCCTTGATACACTACATGACAGAAATGCAAGAATAAAGGAGGTGATGTTCATGTCATTTTGTCTTTcttaaatttatgaatatatCATTTCATTTATTGTTTACAAAAACTTACGAATATATATGCTTTCCTCATATCATGTTGAACTCTAATAAATGTAGATTAGCACTTCTGTTCAGCTTTTATCTTAATATGATAAAATGATTAAAACTGATGATTGAACATTCAAACTCCCTAATCTAGTACATTTTTGTCGTTAACTTTTAATTGAGAGAACTCTCTAACTGAAAAATAGAGAAGCACTGAACTATTTATTTTCTGCTGTTTCTGAGGCTAAATATATGTCTAGATCATTGATAAACGTTGACAAAACAAAGTGAGAATTAATAAACAGAAAGCTTTAATCTTCCGACTATGTTCCATTTTCTGTAATAATTCTTCTCCTCCTTGGTAGTGTGTTGGAGGGTTGCTGAGAGCGAAATCTGTCACACAAATGGCAACCTTTATTCATGTGATAACTTCTTAGGCTGTTTGTTGCTTGGTCATACTTCAATTTGCATGGTTTCAAGCAAACTCTTCCCACAAATACTGTTGCATTATCTTTTAAGTCAATCATCTAAGTCACTACATGGTACAAGCCAATCCTATGGCATAGGGAAAAGGCCTGCTCTCTTGTCTGACTGTCCAAATAACAATCAAGTGGAGCTTTActgctttactttattttatactataaagcTTTTTATACTCGAAATTACCTAAGCCATATGTGAATACAAAATTAATCATGTAAATTGCAAGTGGTATGGTGCAGATAGatgtaagaaaaatattaaatgacTTGCAAACTCTATATTCGAAGGATTAAGTTGAAAAAAACTTTCAACTTAGGGATGTTATGAGACCTACAAAATCTTGTTGGAGTGCAGTCAACTGTGAATGACATAGTGTGAAAATGCATATAGTTGCAGCCCCCCTAATTTAAGCTGATCCTCttctttcaataatttttatatagataTTCATCTTCCCTACTTACTGATGCTCTTTCtcatttcttttccctttttttcttctatttgtTCTTCTGTTCTAATTTTGTGTCACAACAGGACACTTCTATTGCATCTTCTGTTTACACTAGTCATCCTGATCGCGTAGCCAAAGACAAGGTTTCTTCTAACCAGATTTGTGAGTTACCGGGAAGTCTGCTGTTTTCTCGGACAATACGGCCATCTTATTCAGCAATGTCATTCTCTCTTTCAAGGTTTGGCACTGAAAGAAGTGACACTGAATATCTTGATAGTGGACTTTCACCACATGTCACAGGGGCTCAATTTTCATGTCATTCACCTGATAATGAGGGTGCACATTCAGACATCCAAGAAAATGCAATGGCAAGGTACAAAGTGAAGCAGAAGACTCGAGTGTAAGTATTGGCAGTAACTCCTGTCAGGTGTTCatctgaatcttgaattttatttctattgttttAGTGAAACTTATTGTTTCTGGTGTTAAAGAGCCACCCAACCTCAGAGCTAAGTTTTAGATATGGCCTACGGGCTTGAGTATGGTATTTATTACATGTCTTTTTAAGTAAAATCCTTTGGGGATGAAATTCATGGGCGAGCATATGCCTGACATTTACCTTTCTGCTGAAACTGAATTACAATAAATGAGGTTACCTTGGATTTGTTGCTAGATCTTAATGGGGATAGGTTTCATATTCCAATACCATAGTAAAGAAAACTAGAAGTTCAAACTGAAGTTTGTTAGGAGGGCCCAAATTATTCATTTTTGTGCTTAATACTTGGCTTATTAAATATATGTTCTCTGCAATTGGACATTGCTTAACTTTTCAGCAACTATATCATGTTGATATTGTGCTCAGAATTCCCATCCTCTGGAGCTGGACTTGCAGCGCTTGTGCCAAATTAGTGCCAAGCAGAATTATGTATGGGAAACTCTTGGATAATTTGAAACAACTATGACCTTTTGACTCTTTTTAGTACATTTACACCTTCCTAAATTGCTTACTGTAACAATGCAACTACCCAACTTTCTCCCTTTGAAGTAGGTAGAGATCCTGAAGTAGGTAGAGAGATTCTGAAGGCATACATGCATGTTTAACCTGTATCCCTTTTGAATCAGGTAGAGATTCTGAAGTAGGTAGAGATTCTGAAATTATGTGCTCTATGCATGTTTATCTTTTAGATTTAGCTAGTCAGAATCTCTACCTACTTCAACAAAAAGCTAAAATATAAGTTCAGATTTAACTTTGTACATTTTTGCATGGATTTTCAAGATGAAACTGAGTGAACCTCAACTATGTGAAACAAAGAGAGATTTATACTATTATACCTCTAAACAGAAATAAGATCCACTTTTGTATGTGTGGGGTTCTTTGAGTAATTACAGTGAGGCAGTGCTTCTGAAGGAAGATTTAGAGAGAGCATGAGAAGATGAGCAGGTAGTCTTATGGTCTTAGATAGTACAGATCAGGTGAAGaacaaaaatagaaaattttcttGGCATTTGTTTTTATGTTATGTCCACAGGTTTTGGAGACCATTGTTTGACATTAGTTTTGGATCTCTAATTTGAGATGGAGCATGCACACAGAGAGAAATCCTTCTAATTCTCTAATAGATCTAGacgttattttctttaaatctaGTGCACAATGACAGTTTCTTTATTTATGCATTTTTTATACAAATGCTTACTATAAAAGTAAACTCCCTTGAAAAATGCAGTCCATGGCCTATAATATTTACCGTCTTCCCTAAGCAACTAATAAAACACCAGAAAAACTTTTAGACCAGCTGCACTTATTTACTGATGTAACATAAAATTTGGATCCAAAATACTTGGAGTACTCAATAAGGTAATATTGTTGCATTAGGTTGTCTGTATGCTCACAGAACACGCAGTGGTTGTGTTCAAAGTCCAAACTTTATAGTTTTGTTGAAACCAAAGACAACTTTTTATTCCATTtcattaacaaaaataaataaatatgcaacAAACTTGTTTCTGGTATTGTCCTTGAACATTTTCTTGTGGGTATGAAGATGCAGGCTAGGATCAAGACTCACAGTAAAATGGAGATCTAACAACTTATCCTTTTGCAGGCAAGAAAACAAAATTCGACATGGacagaagaaagcaagaagtGATGTACAGAAGCGAGTAAAAGGCCGAATAATGAAGACAGAAGACTACGACTCTGATACTATTGATGTAACAAGAAGTGTTTAATTGGATGTACTGTGCAATGGCTATGTACATAAAACTAAAGCGGTTCAGCCGGTATGTTATTGTCATACTTATATTTCAATTCAACCGATTCTTTTATGTCTGTATATTTGAAGCCTGCTGCATTGAATGTTCTAAGCAGATTGGTGAACTATTTGTAggaaaatcttaaaattttcttGTTACAGGCATCAGGTGTTGTACTAGTGTACATAAACTAGTTGACCAAGTATTTGGTTTTTCggaaataaatttcattttcaagTTGGTTATTGGAGAAGGAATTAGAAGAACGGACGTCAAAGTCTTACACCATATAAACAACTTTGGATGAAAAGAGGACCTGTTACCTGTGACTTAAACAGAAACGCCTTAGCTTCTCATCTCTTGTTCATCAATGTTGTTTGGATGATTAGTTTGAATGACCAAACAAGAAAATAAGCTGGCCTTTTGCTATGATGATACTGAGCAACAGCTGCATGTTGAATCAAGAAAAGTAGCATCACCAAACTTGAACAAAAGTGAAAGAGAAACCTATAtgtactctttttttttctctcctttaaatttttttttaaaaaaagaaaaagaaaaagaaaaagaacatcACACTCTAGCCGTGTTAAGGCCAAGTTTTTTTGGTAAACACATAAATGAATAATGTTAATCCATTAAGATAAAAGGATTTTTTTGGGTTATACTGTAATTTTATACATTGGTATTAAGTCTACTTTCCGTGCAATCTTAAGAGCTCATTTTTTCATATTGGATTTAAATGCTAGTCGGTAAAGTAGGGCGCTGCCATGCTTATCGATTACGTGCAAAATTTATCTAAATTGAATTTatcaattacaaaaaaaaatttatctaaattaaatttatatagatgtaaaatgatattgagacacgtgtaaaattttatatatttatgctatgaatgatataaatttagtttaaataaaattattttgaataataaaagataaaaatttagTGGTTGAGATtgtaaaatattcaatttttcaaaagaattttaaaagaaaaaaagaaagtatgCTAAAAAAAGAGAGGCTAACTTAACAACTCGGAAAGAATGTGGGATCAGTTTGGTCATTAATGATATATGTATTCACCAACCGTGGAATTATTAGAGTAAAGCAAATAAGATTTTGATGGAGAAACAAATGGAGAAAAATGAGGTAGTTATAGTTGTGAGAAAGAAGCAAACTCATCTAACAAGAAGAAACATGATGAGGTTTTGTTTCCAATCTTCATCTTCATGTAATGGCATATGTCTTAATCCATGTTCATGACTTGAAAATTGGAACCCTCAATGCCCTAACTTCACCATTACCACTCCTCTTCAAttaacttcaaaacaaagcgaTTGTATAATCAAATGTTTCTCTAACCGCAACGGTACCTGCCAATACTCTTAGCTGTTTCACCTTTTATTATATTGTAATCAACCTCAAGCTCTCAacccaaaaatatatatatatatatatatatatatatatatattttatcagtaatctctgatttttattttgatatttatgcAACTCTTTCTTGGACCAAGAATACTATCTAATCTCTCAATGCTGGTTTAGTTGCGCATTTAAAATTCAGTAGTTTGAGATTGAACATCCTGCACCATTTAAAGTATGTTTTtggtgaaaaataaaataaaatcatttttgtAGATCGGACCAAAATCCAAGTATACTTTGCGTAAATTAGTTACAATTCCACGTTCTGTTACTAGCTGTTACTGATGCATGAAGTAGTAACAAGATCAgcagtctctctctctctctctctctctctctctctctctctctctctctctctctctccagttCATCTCTCTACGATGATTACAAAGGACGTGTAGAAAACTAAAAATCTAAGCTGTATTATGGGACCCAACACCCAAAGAAGAAACCCCTACTTGCTCCGTCCCAATGGCTTGCAATCAGAATCAACGTCCCAGATTAAACTAGACGGGTAGGGCCCTAATGTAAAAAACATTGAAATCACTGAAATACCCCtaaaataatgcaaaaagaagGCTTTGTTGTCAAGGGCATAGTGGTAAAAGAGTAGCATTAGAATGAATGTATCACCGGAGAGAAGTGAAAATTCTGTTAGAAATTGTTCTCGTATTGAAAACGGTTTTAGATTTCCGTTCCTCAATGTCACCTGGCAGTGGCACCAAACATGCTTCTTCTATTTCCCTCCAATTTTTTTCTCTCCCTATAAAATCCTTCGGTTTTCTTTTATCTCTCCCTCTGCTACAAAATATCAGAGAGGagaggagaagagaagagaagagaagaatcCTTCTCGGTTCTCTACTTACTGGTTCTGGTGTGCATTAGAACTATGC encodes:
- the LOC110630905 gene encoding putative zinc finger protein At1g68190 produces the protein MEKICEFCTAFQPVVYCKADGAYLCLSCDAKVHSANALSNRHLRTLLCDSCRNHPAYARCLDHRMFVCRICDQNIHGVSSQHQKRTVSSYLGCPSAKDFAALWGFELDELDKSAIQDHLFTASCASVQPSAAVFEIPRPRESCQTIGSSSRTSKMSGKDQQQQNNGFILQQILDLKRLQLTEMGNSSPVVRGREEMDVSSSIFESLDKLDDSVDHFQHPQVTGNSEYPLQEIKVDSLPLSFSEPEILPLPSTAANPLLGESFWQCKSPFQSSQLWSQNMQDLGVCEDIVSHDDFNIPDVDITFRNFEELFGTEKDPDPIKALLDDRDASCSSMDDMSLDTLHDRNARIKEDTSIASSVYTSHPDRVAKDKVSSNQICELPGSLLFSRTIRPSYSAMSFSLSRFGTERSDTEYLDSGLSPHVTGAQFSCHSPDNEGAHSDIQENAMARYKVKQKTRVQENKIRHGQKKARSDVQKRVKGRIMKTEDYDSDTIDVTRSV